One window of the Phalacrocorax aristotelis chromosome 19, bGulAri2.1, whole genome shotgun sequence genome contains the following:
- the RNF186 gene encoding E3 ubiquitin-protein ligase RNF186 — MERATDKLNHENESTTPGVPEAEKCGPAPTAEGAAETSGAGPRTENAADVKRLELTEEHIQEVERPSGTEQDSPDAFKPVILQRDCPNSKPLVTLTNSSSPEVCRSGMNHQCPTTASIDMDCLVCFNKYNIYRVPKLLDCQHAFCAVCLKLILRKEESTWIITCPLCRKPTFVSGGLIRTLQNKEDIMKHLENPNSNPEVHISAVGLDGNSWIQTGQDVLYRDDNVAADNRLAIQRLVLLLLLVVILTILILPFIRSGLIKWVICLMLILGLVMSMVLCCTPKFYWRCNRDLLTSCHKETHVAAIA; from the coding sequence ATGGAGAGAGCCACTGACAAGCTGAACCATGAAAACGAATCGACAACTCCGGGAGTACCAGAGGCTGAAAAGTGTGGTCCTGCACCCACTGCAGAAGGCGCTGCAGAAACAAGTGGAGCAGGACCCCgaacagaaaatgctgcagaTGTGAAGAGGCTGGAACTCACTGAAGAACACATTCAAGAAGTGGAGAGACCTTCAGGCACAGAGCAAGACAGTCCTGATGCCTTTAAACCAGTAATTCTGCAAAGAGACTGTCCAAACTCAAAGCCACTCGTTACGCTAACGAACTCAAGCTCTCCCGAAGTATGCAGGTCTGGAATGAACCACCAGTGTCCAACCACAGCATCTATTGATATGGACTGCCTTGTCTGCTTCAACAAGTACAACATCTACAGAGTACCAAAGCTCCTAGACTGCCAGCACGCCTTCTGCGCCGTCTGCCTCAAGCTTATACTCAGGAAAGAAGAGAGTACCTGGATAATCACCTGCCCCCTGTGCAGAAAACCCACTTTTGTGTCAGGAGGACTCATCCGCacacttcaaaataaagaaGACATCATGAAGCACTTGGAAAACCCCAATTCAAATCCTGAGGTACACATCTCTGCTGTAGGGCTGGACGGCAACAGCTGGATTCAGACCGGCCAAGACGTGTTATACAGAGATGACAACGTTGCAGCAGACAACAGACTGGCTATCCAGAGActtgtgctgctcctgctgcttgtGGTGATTCTCACCATCCTCATCCTCCCGTTTATACGCTCTGGGCTGATAAAATGGGTAATTTGTCTCATGCTTATTTTGGGGTTGGTCATGTCTATGGTGCTTTGCTGCACTCCGAAATTCTACTGGAGGTGTAACAGGGACTTGCTCACCTCCTGCCACAAGGAGACCCACGTCGCTGCCATTGCCTGA